TgtgtaaaaaggggttagagagggGAGCAGGGTCTGACTCCATCTTTAGATAACATATGGAGAGGCTACTGCTTCACAATCCATCACAGACCAAGACAAATGAGAACAACCTGGATTTCATACTAGAGGCATTAAACAAATAGGTAAGTATaaggtggaaatctggtgagcTTTTATTCTGCAGTCAACAGCTCTAAAAGCTATCAGATGACTGCCTGTGCGGTCTGATGAGGAAATGGAAAGGACAGTTATTCACTAGTATTTATTTCTGCTGAGCAGTTTCATAGACTTTGATTTTGCTATACcatgaaattaaatttaacaAGTAGATTATCTGCAAAAATAATAACCAGAGCAACTTAATTTGTGATGCTGTTGACGCCAtatcacaaacatgctttaacTAGGCCACTGTCACAAAGAGCCTCCAAGTGCAAGTATTAAGTAGCTGTACTGTTGTTTTTGACTCCCTAAAAGAACAACTGCACATGGTGTTCAAATTATTTTATTCCTTATTATGATGGGCATGGGTTGCTTGGGACAGTCACAGTCATAAGTTGCTTTTTATTTGTGAAGCTCTGTCTGGACACCCATCACCACAGATCACCCGCTTACTGAACTTGTCCAACAGTCACTCACACTCACTTGAGTGACTGAACAATGCTAAAGAACTGTTTTTAATTGCACTCAGCTTTATATGGTTATTCTGTTGTTGCTGCCCTCTTTTAACAATACTTATTGTTTAATGTACTGTGTTCATTTAACCTCCCAAAGCAGATATTCCAGACCATCATCAGCAAAATCCACCAAaaaaaaagctccaatccacaacatttgtgTTTAACTGAAAAGgttttggaccaatcagcatcatttgagtaCAACAAGGCAGGGTTAAGTTTTACTGTGAGCCATTAGCAAAGGCTGCTTTCAGTGTAGTGGTTAGCTTAGATGCTGCTGaagtatagcggcagttttatcagaactagaccacatttatttattaaataaggGCAAAGAACAGCACGGAAAGCTTCtcacatcagaaaaaaatgtcttctctTTTGCTGACCTGTTTTGGCATGAGTGTGAAATAGTTAGGTGCTGTTGGACTGTAAGCTGGAGTATACAATGGTTACTGCCACCATAGCGATTAGCTTGaatgtagaaaagcagcagtttaaccAGACCTCATCTACATTTCTTACTAACACAGGAAGAAAACTCCAAGACACTCTCTTTAAGTAGTAAAATGCCTTTACTTTAACAGCATGGTCACGtgtagaccttaaaaacacacttcaatGCCTTTCTGCATCAAGCCTTCATCAGGAAGTCAAACAAAAATGACGAAGGCTTGATGCTGAAACGCcttgaagtgtgtttttaaggtctacaCATGACCATGCCgttaaaataaaggcattttaatgcgTAAAAAGAGTGCCCTAGagttttcttcctgtttgttATTAACTTTATGAATCCCCTTTCCAAAAAGCACctcaaacaaatgttttattgagTCCTAGAAGCActccttcctgttttttttttttttttttaacttttttacatttcttacTGCTTTAATTGGCAgagtgtctgtgtatgtgtctgtctgtgtctgtctcgATTAGCACACAAAACCGTTGTTCCAGTTGTGCTTGATACTTCttagaagacttcttgggtgtactggttcaaaactgaTGCCATGAATAAAGCATAACTATGCACCGATTTTCAATTAAATCCTAAAATCTTGTGCCAAGTCATAATTCAGGGACTTCCCCTGTGTAatccatttatttttctattctcTCTGTTCTTTTTTCACTTCCACGGGTGGCACTCGTGGCACTGTCCCTTTCCTTATGCTGTTCTATTATACACAAGGTTTTTCAGTATTGCTGCTGCACTGTATATAATTAAGCATGTTTAGCAAGTGCAGCCCAGAGCTCTGTCAATGACGCTTGACGTCCGGGCCATATCTGCATGGCCAACTCCTGCCTCAAACTGCCTAAGGATCTCCCCAAAGTGGCCACAGACTGCaccctccctctgtctctgttaATAGCACCATGGACCCGAGAGGTAAAGACACGTGAGACCAATGCACTTGTCtattaaaagaaaagcaaaaagccACAATGAAAGATTTTTTGCATGTGTCTTCATCATAAATTTTAGCCACCAACATGCTTCGCTACACTAAGGTAGCATTAGCCTGTTTAGCTCAGGTTAGCTTTggacctcattttgtcttgtcattcAGATTGGCCTGTCATTAACGTGACAGAGTATTCATctaatcaccttccaagaatttttttaaaagtcctacccttcccaaacactttgtatgggaggttaaaagtgatgaatgTGAAACGTATCcgtgcaatggatatatgaaacactctatctgacatgtcaggttagtatTAATTGTACTCTTGGCGTCATTTCAAATGAGAGCTTGCACTCAGTCAAAGGCAGTTTCAACATTAGGGAGAGAGAAACATTTGCAGAGGGACTTGTGCATCAAGAGGCCTCAGGCACTGGCAAAGGAGTGCACCCAATGTGAGGTGtgcttaaaaatatttgaaaaaattaaGATGAGTATTAATATAGACCAGCATCATAAAAATTCAGACAATGGAAATCGGGTTATTGATCAGATAAAAACTGTAATCTTAAATACTATCAAGCTATTGTCCTAACTTCAGTGGCTAATGTTCTTTAGTCAAACGTAGCAAACCTAACTCATCCGGTACCCTAAGGAGGGCAAAAACAAACTTTGGATATTCAACAACGCTGTCTACTTCTGTTGCATAAACACAGTAACAACTTAAAAATAGGTTCCTAGAAGTCAAAATTTAACACTTACACATagtaaaaacaaatgttaatgTTTATACATGAAAAACATGTCCATACCTCATTGTGAATCTCCTCACAATGCTGTAGCGTTTCAGGTGCCACGGCCTGCAGGCTGTGAGAGCCCGTCTCTGGGTCGGCATGCAGGTTCAACAGGGCCTTTTGGCACTGAGACTGGATGTAGGTCAGGGTCCCTCTGGAACACTGAAAAGAAACAGACAGAGCTAGTAATATACACAAAACTTTCACAAAGGGTGATGGGCTTAAATCAGTAAACAATATATGTATATTTGTTACATAACATGTGGGCCATATAAGTTTTATAACATTagtatgttattttttatttttaatgctataCAATGACAGTTATATGATTAGCCCCCTCCCCCGAATCTAAAATCTGTTTTGGTCCcgaaaaatggtccaaaaatcATGACTGACCATGATTAGTTGATAAAACTCGCACACCCTAAAGGTGAAAAGTAGTGCTAAATGTcatgataggttttgtttgtgtaggatttctagcaattgtaacaaaaatggaagaaacatGTTTGGACATTTGCCTATCTAGACTGTAAATTGTTGTCTAAATTAAGACATATAGCCAACTTGTAAGGCAGGCCATACTGAGGGAATTATAATGTAGGATGACAGCACACTATaacattggttctcaactggtgggtctgaCCCAAAAGTTGGCTGCAAAGCCATTTAcagtgggtcacagatgtgTGTCTCAAAacaaatatgtggcaaaaaagtgttgcattttttgttcaatttcataTCCAAACTGTTTACAATTCTGATTGAATATAAAACAAGTGgtataaatagtgaaatatatgcgattttagtcagttttgcAACAGTATTACAGTTTGTTAAACTTAAATGACATAAATCAGTTCTTATTTTCGTTGTGAGCCTTGTCATTGCTAAAATTCACTTAGTCATTCAATATTTTTGATTGTTATAGGTGTCCTGTTGGAACTACAAGATAAAACTGGTGTTACCACCATTATATAAACAGTTGACTGAAGCCAGTCATGTCTTGCCTCTAAAGAGGTCAGAATCTAAGGACAACCTCACCATGTCTTGTAAGatgaatattttgaatttgaatttccaGGTATTTCAATGACTGCCTGTTTGCCTCTTACCTCAGCCACTCTGTGTGTGGAGCTGAAGCGAGCAGTTTCTCCAGCTAGGACACAGTGCTGGTGAGTACTGTTCAGGTCATCTGGTTAACACAGGAAAGACAGAATATGAGAACATGCAGAagctaaaacaaacaagaatCAAGAGATCAGTCTCATAAGCAAGAGTGAGAGTTATTTAATTACACCTTGtagcacaaaaaaatgcatcagaagAGAATAAGAATTAATATTTTGATCTCCTGGTTGTAATTAATTATAATAAAGAATTAAATGgaacaggaaaagaaaagacttcATTACGAtagaaaaacagatgaaaagcaGGGCGTGAGGAAACATGACAACTAAATCATCTTGTAGGCTCAGACAGATTGCGCTCAGTCCAGCATCCAATCAAATAGACTGAGCAGCATTGTACTATAATTTTAATTACCAAACAAAACCAGATCGCTCTCAATCTGTCAAGATGGAGGAGCCATACCAACAAACATTTGTCCAATATCTCGGAAGCTTTACAAAGAGGCCTTACTGCTGTTTCCTGTGTATCCCTCcatgtgtttctttgtgtgtaTAGATGTTTCTCAGCTCTGCCATTATTTGCCTCATACCAATAATTAATTTAGCCATGACAGAGCTGTCATTCACAGCACATGTGCATATTTACACCCGCCTTGAGCAAGAGTACACTGGCTAATGCCCGTGATTTGAAAGTCAAACAGCCAAATGCTTTGGGAGCAAGATATTATTGTTTGgtaggaggagaaaaaaagatggtgacaaacaaaacaacttgCCGGTGTTTTCTTCACCCTGATGAGATTGTGAAGGATTAGGTCTCTGGGCAGAATTACTCTGCgtctttaaaactgtttatATCCAATAACAAATTATCTCCATCAATCTGCTCCTTTCTTGGCGCGTCTGATGCGTCAGTGGGATCAGGAGGGAGTCGAGGCAAACTCGATAACTGtaataaatatttatctttCTTTCAACCCCTGCGCCTGCTGCCACTTGTCCTCCTTTTCCAGGAAGCAGGCTTTTAAATATATTGGGTCAACTCTTTTCTCCAGTCCCCCTGTGCATTGGGAGTTGGAAATCTGATTATTGAACAGGCCCGGTGTCAAGACTTGCATTGttcttttttaaccactgaAATTCCATTTGGGTGGAAATGATGGTGATTCAATTTGCCTCCAGCAGCTCAGACATTAGCAGTTCAAAAGGGCCAGCCGGCGACAAATGGTGCTGAAAAGACATTACGGTGTCTGTGGTTAGACACCattgtagttttcttttaatacCACAAAACTATCTATCACACGGTGTATGTTCCTGAAACACTGGGGCAATATATTTGAACATAAGGTTTAGTGGTGGCCGCCCtttctgtctgtatgtgtgtttaaaacaggaggagggagggaatgTCCTGCCTCTAGAGAGCAGAAAACTGAattctgtgcatgtgtgagagtgtgtatttttgtgcttttcagCTGTGCAAATTTATAGGTGTGTGCATATGTTCATCGCTTTGTGCCAAGTGTTTAATTCAGGTAGACCGACAAAGCGACAGACAGCCAAGGACTGTGCGAGCTGCTATCGTTGTGCAGCAGTTGGCCTCTCAAGGGCGTACTCACCAAGTGGAGCATAAATCCCCACTGATCCGCGACAGTCAAGTCCCATTAGAATGGTCTGCACAACAGCCCATCACTCTATTATCATGGCTGGCCTGAAACTGACTGTTCTATTGTAAATCTTATCCAGCTAAAGGAGGTCAGCTTCAAGCCCTGTCAGGCTGAATATTAGGTACAGACATCGCTGCTCGCAGATAAAACATAGCAGCTTCAAAGAGTCAACTTCAGGAATTCATTTTTACCTTCTTATTTCTAttcttaaaggaaaaaagattcTGATTGATGAACGCTGGATAAGAGTCTATTTGAAAACCACTAGAACCACTTTAGCACCAGTAGCCTTAAAGTCACTTGACTGATGAATTAGACAGCATAAGGATGGTCTTCCGCTTTCATTTTTGACTCTGAAAAACAACCTATCAAAccttcttttatttgtttaatttgataAAATCAGTGTAAATAAAGTGCTAACTAGAGATAAGTATGGAAATCCAGTACAGACAAAGTACCACATCCAATACCTACCAGagcaaattacaacacagatatcaatACATCATTTTGGTATCCTGCCACCCCAAAtgaaggcagaaaaataggttATGGAATTTGTGTTATTTATGTGTTAATTTGCACTgctttccttttcttatcccatgcTTGACTGGCATTTGATGAAGATCTTTCTGAAAATCATTCAAGATAGATTTTATTCTCATGCTGACTTTTaacactctttttttctctcaaaagtatTATTTCAGGAACTGTTTAGGTACTAGCACCATATTAAAAGTTTGATGTAGCACAAgtatctggaaaaaaaaaaaaagatacctAACCCTAGTGCTAACCTGATAATTATGTAGGGGTAAAGTAAGAACAATGTGCAGAGGTGAACCTTTAAACTGACAGACATGGGGATAAAATTAGGTTTTAGAAATAAATCAGCTTCCAGTTGCACATTTTCATAAGGAAAtagaagaatgttttttttatctctaaaaCTGATCCTAATTTCTTTCTCTGTAGTTCCTTCAAATACAGTACAACGCAGCATAGATATTGTGCACCTAGGTAGGTAGCAGGTTGTATGCTAATTCAGCATCTGGTCAGCTCATGTCTCTTTTCACCTGTGATACATCCAAATGAAACAAAGTGGGGTGAACCAGTTCATATTTaggttttgccattttttttgtcttgtgcaacaaagaacacaaaaataGCCATCTTTTGTCCTCCTAGCCGGGGTACTGTTTGATTTTGAGAAATATTTGCAGTTTTACTAGTTACTAGTTGTGTCTTTTGCCATAGTTTCCCTATGTTGTACTATATTACAACACTTGGCTACTTTTTAGCTATGTACTTCAGGCCTTAAAGCTCCATCCTCACCTTTTCCCAGGATCGGATTCTTTTATTCGGATCAGATTCTGCAGTCAAAACTCAAAAGATCAGAAATggatctgatttagaaccacatatgaaagtggcctgaatcagATACGAAAATGTCACATTCGGTGTGACTTGTGCTGTACACACCATCAGAAAATAATCAGATATGAGTTACATATCGCTGGCGTTGGGCCAGAACCTCCTATCTCCCAAATTATCAATTTTTAAGGAATGAAAAGAAACACTGCACTTTTGAACAAATTCAACACTgaatggacatggtcagcatctctttgacactttttattgcttttaaatttgTTCAAACTTGCACATAGATGTAAAGGTTCACCAATAGTACTGATTTAGGGGGGAAAAAACTGCAGTGTGAATATAGCATTTGTTTGCTAGAAACTTCCTGTTAAAGTGCTTTTGGCTGTCTTGGCCTTGACACTTCTCgctaaaaaacatatttttataatGTCATGAAAATTTCTCCAACATAAATaagagattaaataaaaaaatgcataggCCAACATGTCGGGATACATGCACCATGGAGATACATATACTGTGAACGCACAACACattgaaccttgaagcagatgggacCACActgggtgccactcctgtcagatAAGAACAGGAAATTGAGGCTGCAACTtacacaggctcaccaaaatgGGACAATAGGAGATAAGAAACAttttgcctggtctgatgagtcttgatttcagctGTGACATCCAGATGTTAGGGTCAGAATTTGACataagcatggatccatcctgccttgtaccAAAGGTTCATGCTGGTGGTGTGGGGAAtttttttcttggcacactttgggccccttgGTTGCAACTGAGCATTgtttaaacaccacagcctacctgagaattgttgctgaccatgtccatccctttttGACCACACTGTAAGGATattgcaccatgtcacaaagctcagttcatctcaaactggtttatTGAGCATtacaatgagttcactgtactccaatggcctccacagtcaccaaatctcaatccaatagagcacctaTACTGCATAATGCAATCATGTCAATatagaccaaaatctctgaggaatgtttccaacaccttgttgaaactatgccatgatGAATTAAGGCACTTGTAAATTGTACCTAAATAAATAATCAGTTGTTTTTAAGTTGTGATTTTTCCAAAATATAAAGGAACAACTGTCCAAAGATTGCTCTGTATGTCCATAGAAATCTTTAAAGCAGATTTCTGTTATAAAAAGTCCTAATCGCCAAAACATCCAACCAGGAGCCCTAACTTTTACAGCTGAACCAGAGTTCCTCCTTTGATGTGGATCGATGTCCTCgcaaaaatgtgagaaaccTTTGAAACGGCTCACACAGCCaaaagaggagggggagtgGAGGTGTCTACTGCAGCCAAAGGCATTAAGCTATGATTTACACCCCTGTGGCTCACTGTCTGTCCTCTCCATAGAGACATCGTCAGCAGTGGGTCACAGGACttcaaaaaataacatttggtTTCCCTAACCTCTCTAATGCTCACGATTTCATGGAACCTTAAAGTTCTGTGTTCAGGCTGAGTAATGCATCCAGCACACAGGtgcaaacatacacacacatatcccatagaggaggagaagaggagaatagagcatgagagaaaaagtgaagCAGCCAGAATGGGTGTTTTTGGGACACAAAAAATACAGGATAATGTAGAGTTTTATAGAGAAGATTTCGACCTCTCATGTAGTAGCAGTCTCCAGACTCCAGTGGCAGCATCAGGCCAGGTGTGTGGATGTCCCAGGCTACCTTGAGCCCAATCCTCCAGCATGCTTTCTCACTGCTGCCTCCTTCACTGCCCTCACCTGTCAGTCAAACACAAGCCaacacactgaaacatttgcatttaacatttaaattcacatttcAGAGTCTAAGTTTTAAAGTATCAGCCAGACTGATGTAAACTTAGAGTTAAAGTTTAGCTTAGGACATCGCAAGTTTAAATTCCTTGGGTGTATCGCATTGGTATAATGGCTATTCAAATTGTGTTCATTTAATTTAGCAGTGCTTTTGAAGAAATTCTACTTTACAAGCAAAGGTGTaacataagaaataaaataatataaaggACTACCACTTCAAATCACAAGTAGAAGTGTGATTTAATCCATAACACCCAAACAAAGGATGTAAGATGTAAGCCTTTGTCTCCAGAAAGTAAGAATCACTTAGCAGCAGAGCAAAGATGATATGTGTTGCTGTGTTCAAATTGGCTGTTAGCAGGATCTTTATGCCATCATCATGCTGTGCAAGAGGAAATAGTTGGATAAAAGCCCCTGATGTTGTTAAatgagtgtgtgagagtgtatTATTGGCCAGTAGGTATCCTATGATATTCCTGTTTCTGAACTCATTCACTGGATCCATCTCCACTGCTCTTCCCTCTCTTCCCATTCTTACAtggcacaaaaaagaaaacaagatttAGCTCGGCTGGCCAACACCCTTCAGCAAAATCAATACTAAAGTCTTTCTGGGCCTATCTGCCCCACAGCTGCCTTTTCCTTTGCTCAGCACGGATAAATAGTAACTTAATTTCCAGCCATTGTGCTCTGAGAGCCAGCTAATGACAGTACTCCCCAAGGCCTCAGAAATGGCGGAGGATCATCCTCTGTGCCGGAAAAACGTTAATTCATGGCAGATTCCTTTGGATCAGTGCAGCTGGGAAACACACTCCCAACACTTTTCTGGGTGAAgcaagaaagcaaaaaaaaggtgaGGCTGctcaaagagaaaataaaagaggtACTCAGAGGAAGCAGGTGTCATGCAAAACAGCTCTGTGCATCTAAGACATCTAATGTGCCATGTTTCTTTCCTCTCAGGGACTTGCCACTTTGTTCTCAGGGTCAATGAAAGAAGCTTGAACTTATTGTGAAAGTGCAATGCTCCTCAAGGTAACAATTTGATTAGCCTAGTTCTGGGAGTTTTCAGAGGCAGCCCCCTGAATAGACCTCGATGGGGCTCTAATCACACTTTCCTCTCCAAAGTCTGTCTCAAAGTTGTGGGGGTCATTTAGGACTCAAAAAGGCACAGCTGCTAAGCACAGCAAGGTGTTATGGCATCGTGTTTGAAGCCCGTGTTCACAGGGTCAAAGTTGTAATGGCCTAGAACAAATCGTTAGGGGCAGACCTCTGGAGCAGGTGTTTCTGGTTAAGAAAATCCAATGAAGAAAACACAGTTATGAAAGGATGCAGGGATGTCAGAGTGGATGGCTGACTTGTAAAACTGGACGACATTGTTGGGGCAAAGTAGTAGATTGTGTTGAGGCCCGATCTTTAACAGAGCAATACAAGTACCATATTATTACTAAGCTTTATCTGTACCTTTGGCTTTTCTTCCAGGCATTTCAAGGTACAGGGATGGACTGGTGAGCTGCTCAAGgaataaaagtttttattttttaacatatatTCCATTAGACACACATAGAAAAGCTCTAAtacgtatttttttttttttttgtaatttaaaagaaattctATTTTCTTATTAGGGATGTTCATGATTTGGCAACTACACAATCAAATGACATATACATTACTAGCCAGTATGAGAATAACAATCTAATCATACAAAATAgtacaaggtttttttttttattcggGCCTGTAATGCCTGTTAAATGTTGTGTGTAACCTATAACACAGCCATCCACCACTAACTTGGGCTGTAGCTACCATAATGATCTATAAATCAGCTCAGtgtacagatgaggacaaaattactAGCCAAAttatgaaaatttcagtttttttcaagtatttcccaagtactgttaaacagagcaaggaatgtttcattttttacatttttgaactctctgctctgtttaacagcacttgggactTTGTGGTTTGGCAGTTTTTTgagaccaaaaacaaaacaaaaaacaaaacaaaaaagtaagatAAACTCTAAAACATGTGTAACCATCTACAGCACAGGCATGTGGGTGTTAACTTGCAAGGCTGGTGATGCTAGCCAAAATCTGCAAACCAATTTAACACCATTTAGCTGCAGACGCTGTTTTCCTATCTCTAACAATGTTAAATAAATCGTTCTAATTTTCACTGGTTTCAAACATTTAGACAAGTGAACTGGGGGTGTTACAGTTTTTGCATTCCTACTGAAATGTTACAAGACTTCACAGTTCTGGTGAACTGTGAAGTTGCATACAGCCAAAAaatcagctctactgagcttagccaatgatccagatctctaaaagagacagatttcccgtTACAACGAGAAAGGCTGGAGGCTGGTGAGACGGACATCAGCTGAAGAAACCCTAGGGTTTAATAAACCGTGACAAAACCATACTGAACCAAACTTGACCgatttgtggaaacagaccttACATGAGTGTTGGGTTTCATtgctcatccaggctttagatggagaCTTTTTCAATTCTTACCAGCTGCTTTTCttcatgagtttttatttatttctttactttaaagatttatttttgggccttttcatgccttttttagatagaggaaggacagtggatagactcagaaacagggaagagaatgggagagacatgcggtaaagggccacaggccagattcaaacctgggccgcccacatacatgggtagcgccttaaaccactcgaccatctgcgcacCCACTTCATaagttttttaaacatcttttaagAATATAGCTATGCTTGGCATAGTTGTAGACAGCttaaacatggcctttttggtcgCATTATGCAGAAATCATTAATTGCCCCCTTATGGGAGTTCTCTGTTGTcagtgatgtcatctgcaacaGCAAAGAATTTCATATTTAATCAACTTGGAAATAAGTCACCTAACATCTCTATTTAGTATCACTTTGGAGAATATGTTTAAAAGTTGAAACCAACATTATTTTCAAAAGATCTTCGTTAAATAAAACGTTTTGTTAGAGTATTCTGTCTTGAGTTGTTTTTAGTGTACTTGAAAGCAAAGTTCATCTCTTACTTATATTCTCTATTAACTCAATCAGCAAGTGCCATCAGCTCTTGAAAGAGAGCGCAAACTCTAATTAGGAGACATTGTATTATCCGTCCTGTACAGTCTAGGAACACTTATCAAAGCAGGGTTCATTATTCATTATCAGATAATTGCACATCGATCATTTCTTGGGGAAATGATTTAGATGAGATGCGATGTGTGTGATAAGCCCTGTTTGTAAGACTGCACCAATGAGGGGATGTTTAGAGCTCAGATCTGAATGTCTGTGATCTCCTGATGCACGTCGCCCATAAGGCTGTCAGCAGCAAGCCAGTGATGACATTTGATAATGCCCTGACACTATCACATAGATAGATCTAATGGATGCCTAACTGGAGGCCATGTCTACAGCTGCTACTGTGCTGCTTTGGGGCCATAATACACAAGGTTAGCTGCTTCTGATCCACCATAAAGCAACTGAGATAAGCTGATTGGatattcaagtaaaaaaaggATTCTTAATTTCATCAGACAAAATTCAACCATCAGTATTTTCTTGGAAATTAGTCATTTAAGggtaaaacaaactgaaaatggaAGTGACTCACTTTTTAGTTTTCCATCATTACACTTATGAGTTCTGATCCTTACCTTTGTCATCATGGCAGCTGTAACTGTAAACAGCCACTGGTGAATGGCTGATGAGATTCTCATCGTGGTGCCACCCTACAGCCATTTTCCCCATGCCATAGTACGGCTCCTCTTTGAGCTGGCTCATAGCAGCCGGGTCCATGTAGTTGAGTAAGGTGACATTGAACTTGACAGGACCGGTGCAAACCTGCAGAGGACTGGGATGGGAACAGCCCTGCCCACCTGGCTGCTCCTCCTTGTCCTCGATGTGGTAATCTGACAAACTGTGCTTGAGCTGGGTCACAGGCTTCTCATGGACTCCATGGGGTTCAGTCTCTGTGCTGCTGACAGTTTTGGGAGACCATCCAGGGAGCTTTGCTTCACTGTGTTCAGTCCCTGATGTGACACACATTACACCTGGTTTGGCCTGCGAGGACTCCCCCTCCTCACTGCTGTGTTTTGACTCAGTCTCCCATTCTCCTTCTAGTTTTGACCCAGAAAAACCTTCTTCACTGTGTTTTGACTCAATGTCCCACTCCTCACTGTGCTTGGACTCAGTGTCCCCCTCCTCACTTTGCCGGGACTCCGATTCTGCTCCTTCACTATTCTTGGAGTCTTCACTGTGTTTAGACTCTGTGTCTCCCTCTTCCCCTTGTTTGACCTCCGCCTCCCCCTTTACACCCTGTGTGAGTCTGTCTCCTTCTTTCAGCTGAGACACATCGGAGCATAAGAAGGTGTTAAGCTCCCACAGTGCCTTGCAAGCACCCCTTAAGTCAGGGTCACAACAGTTTTGTGCTTTGGTGTCTGTGTCCTCACTGTGCCAGGGAATGGCAA
This sequence is a window from Cheilinus undulatus linkage group 1, ASM1832078v1, whole genome shotgun sequence. Protein-coding genes within it:
- the fto gene encoding alpha-ketoglutarate-dependent dioxygenase FTO, whose translation is MKRSGDSEGEKRRKRRRLLQELGDQKIPFLGPPDRGYQQLWDSSYSGLVLRKSCSLPAELHGRVQAALLTLRRKGCLLRDLVRVRDRDVFTAVSRALLGEPGHTYRYLDTRLFAIPWHSEDTDTKAQNCCDPDLRGACKALWELNTFLCSDVSQLKEGDRLTQGVKGEAEVKQGEEGDTESKHSEDSKNSEGAESESRQSEEGDTESKHSEEWDIESKHSEEGFSGSKLEGEWETESKHSSEEGESSQAKPGVMCVTSGTEHSEAKLPGWSPKTVSSTETEPHGVHEKPVTQLKHSLSDYHIEDKEEQPGGQGCSHPSPLQVCTGPVKFNVTLLNYMDPAAMSQLKEEPYYGMGKMAVGWHHDENLISHSPVAVYSYSCHDDKGEGSEGGSSEKACWRIGLKVAWDIHTPGLMLPLESGDCYYMRDDLNSTHQHCVLAGETARFSSTHRVAECSRGTLTYIQSQCQKALLNLHADPETGSHSLQAVAPETLQHCEEIHNEVEFEWLRQYWFQGQRYARFCSWWTGPMEQLEKDWKLMETMTMLFLAQVEQEGQAGEGRRELAETLLAALTDRHQQRQTWRDRCHSSLAQTLPPEEAPVDRPFWGVDDPSMPLPFDLADIINRVESLLWRM